A window of the Mannheimia granulomatis genome harbors these coding sequences:
- the cydB gene encoding cytochrome d ubiquinol oxidase subunit II produces the protein MIDYEILRFIWWILIAVLLIGFAITDGFTMGVLNLLPVIGKSNVERRIMINTVAPHWDGNQVWLLTAGGAIFAAWPTVYATSFSGFYIAMVLVLAALFFRPVGFEYRAKIDDSKWRSAWDWGLFLGGFVPSLVFGVAFGNLLQGVPFEFNGINQSLYTGSFLGLLNPFALLCGIVSLMMLVTQGATWLQMKTTDELRNNSRKVAQVSAIVVLVAFVIAGVWLSFKDGFVLTSELDRNAQSLLTNKTVAVETAAWFRNYTEMPVLWIVPALVAIGALLTIVSSKANRSGWAFFSSSVMIIGVILTAAVSMFPFIMPSITHPEMSLTVWDSTASQYTLTVMLIVACIFVPIVLGYTIWSYIKMYGRLDASYLEENKAAY, from the coding sequence ATGATCGATTATGAAATTCTCCGCTTTATTTGGTGGATCTTAATTGCGGTATTGTTAATTGGTTTTGCCATTACAGATGGTTTTACCATGGGAGTATTAAATCTTTTACCTGTAATTGGTAAAAGCAATGTTGAACGCCGTATTATGATCAACACTGTTGCTCCACACTGGGATGGTAACCAAGTATGGTTATTAACTGCAGGCGGTGCAATATTTGCTGCTTGGCCAACAGTATATGCAACCTCTTTCTCAGGTTTCTATATTGCAATGGTACTTGTATTAGCTGCATTATTCTTCCGCCCGGTTGGTTTTGAATATCGTGCTAAAATTGATGATTCAAAATGGCGTAGTGCTTGGGATTGGGGGCTATTCCTCGGTGGATTTGTCCCATCATTAGTATTTGGTGTTGCATTTGGTAACTTATTGCAAGGTGTTCCATTTGAATTTAATGGGATTAACCAATCTCTATATACAGGTTCATTCTTAGGTTTACTAAATCCATTTGCCTTGTTATGCGGTATTGTGAGTTTAATGATGTTAGTAACTCAAGGTGCAACTTGGTTACAGATGAAAACAACAGATGAGCTACGCAATAATTCAAGAAAAGTGGCACAAGTTTCTGCAATAGTGGTATTGGTAGCATTCGTTATTGCTGGTGTATGGTTATCTTTCAAAGATGGTTTTGTTCTGACTAGTGAATTAGATCGTAATGCTCAATCATTACTGACTAATAAAACAGTTGCAGTTGAAACAGCTGCATGGTTTAGAAATTATACAGAAATGCCAGTTTTATGGATTGTTCCTGCATTAGTTGCAATTGGTGCATTGTTAACGATTGTTAGCTCTAAAGCAAATCGTTCTGGCTGGGCATTTTTCTCATCTTCTGTGATGATTATTGGTGTGATTTTAACTGCAGCTGTTTCAATGTTCCCGTTCATTATGCCATCAATTACACACCCTGAGATGAGTTTAACTGTTTGGGATTCAACAGCAAGTCAATATACATTAACGGTAATGCTTATTGTTGCATGTATTTTTGTACCAATCGTTTTAGGCTATACCATCTGGTCATATATCAAAATGTATGGTCGTTTAGATGCTAGCTATTTAGAAGAAAACAAAGCAGCTTACTAA
- a CDS encoding cytochrome ubiquinol oxidase subunit I gives MLDVVELSRLQFALTALYHFLFVPLTLGLSFILVVMETLYVTTGKEVYKDMTKFWGKLFGINFALGITTGITMEFQFGMNWSYYSHYVGDIFGAPLAIEGLMAFFLESTFVGLFFFGWDRLSKGKHLLTTYCVAFGSNLSALWILVANGWMQNPVASEFNFETMRMELVSFSELLLNPVTQSKFLHTVTAGYTCGAIFVLGISSYYILKGRDLGFAKRSFSVGASFGILAIISVLIMGDESGYEIGKAQPTKLAAMEGEFETQPAPAAWNAFVIPNTAEMKNEFSIHIPYAAGIIATRSLDTEIKGLKDIRVVNEQRVRNGIQAYALLEKLRSGNYTEADKAAFKDVQKDLGFGLLLKQYTPNVVDATEEQIQKAADNTIPNVGPTFWAFRIMMIAGGLMLFLIIFAFCQNIRGTVGNNRFLLKALLWGIPLPWIAIEAGWFLAEYGRQPWAIYEILPVGVANSALTTGELWFTIGLLCGLYTLFLVVEMYLMFKYGRLGPSSLKTGRYHFEQSAK, from the coding sequence ATGTTAGACGTAGTAGAACTCTCACGTTTGCAGTTTGCTTTGACTGCACTCTATCACTTCTTATTCGTACCACTTACATTAGGTCTTTCTTTCATTCTTGTTGTGATGGAAACACTTTATGTAACTACGGGTAAAGAAGTATATAAAGATATGACTAAATTCTGGGGTAAGTTATTCGGTATTAACTTTGCTCTAGGGATTACAACTGGTATTACAATGGAATTCCAGTTTGGTATGAACTGGTCGTACTATTCTCATTATGTGGGTGACATTTTTGGTGCTCCATTAGCAATTGAAGGTTTAATGGCTTTCTTCCTTGAATCTACATTTGTGGGATTGTTCTTCTTCGGTTGGGATCGTTTATCAAAAGGTAAACATTTATTAACAACATACTGTGTTGCATTTGGTTCTAATCTATCAGCGTTATGGATCTTAGTCGCGAATGGTTGGATGCAAAATCCTGTTGCTTCAGAATTCAATTTTGAAACCATGCGTATGGAGCTTGTTAGTTTCTCTGAGCTTCTTTTAAACCCTGTTACACAATCTAAATTCTTACATACTGTCACAGCCGGTTATACCTGTGGTGCTATTTTCGTATTAGGTATTAGTTCTTACTATATCTTAAAAGGTCGTGATTTAGGATTTGCTAAACGTTCATTCTCGGTTGGTGCAAGTTTCGGTATTTTGGCTATTATTTCTGTTCTTATCATGGGTGATGAGTCTGGGTATGAAATCGGTAAAGCTCAGCCAACTAAATTGGCTGCTATGGAAGGGGAGTTTGAAACTCAGCCTGCACCTGCGGCTTGGAATGCTTTTGTGATTCCAAATACAGCTGAAATGAAAAATGAATTCTCAATTCATATTCCTTATGCAGCAGGTATCATTGCAACTCGTTCTTTAGATACTGAAATTAAAGGCTTAAAAGATATTCGTGTAGTTAATGAACAACGTGTTCGTAACGGTATTCAGGCTTATGCTTTATTAGAAAAACTGCGCTCAGGTAATTATACAGAAGCAGATAAAGCTGCATTTAAAGATGTTCAAAAAGATTTAGGTTTTGGTTTATTGTTAAAACAATATACGCCTAATGTTGTAGATGCAACTGAAGAGCAAATTCAAAAAGCAGCAGACAATACTATTCCGAATGTAGGACCTACATTCTGGGCATTCCGTATTATGATGATTGCCGGCGGCTTGATGTTGTTCTTAATTATCTTTGCATTCTGCCAGAATATACGCGGAACTGTAGGTAATAACCGTTTCTTATTAAAAGCCTTATTATGGGGTATTCCATTACCTTGGATCGCAATCGAAGCCGGTTGGTTCTTAGCAGAATATGGTCGTCAGCCATGGGCTATCTATGAAATTTTACCTGTAGGCGTTGCAAACTCTGCGCTTACAACAGGTGAGCTCTGGTTTACGATTGGTTTATTATGTGGTCTATACACACTATTCTTAGTTGTGGAAATGTATTTAATGTTTAAATATGGTCGTCTTGGTCCAAGCTCATTAAAAACAGGCCGCTATCACTTTGAACAATCTGCAAAATAA
- a CDS encoding DUF5339 domain-containing protein, translating into MLTRILGITLIAGAFISATAVASVKTSSLTVAKPTLSKTLPAECEKMFNTADKLVSDAEKQPGTHTQVSKMKNKLSSTKQQILKMDSDLQLKSCEKGLTALNTLKQKHQ; encoded by the coding sequence ATGCTAACAAGAATTTTAGGAATAACGCTGATTGCTGGAGCCTTTATTTCAGCTACTGCTGTCGCGAGTGTTAAAACCTCATCACTTACAGTTGCAAAACCTACTTTAAGTAAAACATTACCGGCTGAATGTGAGAAAATGTTTAATACCGCAGACAAACTTGTATCTGATGCAGAAAAACAACCAGGTACACATACACAAGTCAGCAAAATGAAAAATAAACTTTCTTCAACTAAACAGCAAATCTTAAAAATGGATTCTGATCTACAACTTAAAAGTTGTGAGAAAGGTTTAACAGCATTAAATACCCTTAAACAGAAACACCAATAA